GAGTCGAGCTCGTACCCGATCACCTTGTCGACCGCAATCGACGCCTCTTCCGCGGATTCGACCGGCAGGCGGCCCAGCGCGACGTCCATGACCGACGCGCCGCCCACCTGATCGCTGGCGTCCATGTGGGCGAACCAGTCGTCGGTCGCCATGGCGAACAGCGTGGTGCGGGTGAAGTACAGATTGGTCGGAACATAATCGGGCTGTGCACTCGCGTTGTTGCGAAAGTCGACCGTCGCGTCACCCAGCAGCAGCACGTAGCCCAGCCGGGGATTGCCATTGGCGTCGATTGCGTTTTCGTACAGGAACTTGATGTAGTTGCGAATCGCCATCGGGTCTGGGAGCCCCGCCGAGAAGTTGTCGAAGATTTCGTCGGTGGTGACGACCTTCACCGATGGATTGCCGTAGAACGGAAGATGGGCAGCCCGATGGGCGCGAAGGCGCTCCGCCGCCGCGCGGAAACCGGCGTGACACACGATGAGCATATTGGGACCCGCGCTCTCGTTGCGCAGATCCACCGGGGTTACGCGCGTCACGCTGGGCTTGCGCAGGGCTCCCCCGCTGCCAACCCAGTAGTGGCGCCGTTCGGCGGCCAGGCTGGATGAGAAGCGAACGCGCCGTCCGCCACCGGATGGGGTCACCTCGGCGCCGGTCAGTTCGAAAGGCGACCACGGATCGGTGACATCGAACGCGTACAACGTCCCCTGGGTGGTGAAACTGGTGGCGCTGAAGTTCACCACGCCGCTGGTATCGGGCGACGAGAACGCGATGGCATCGTCGACAGCGCGGATGCGGCGTTCGTAGCCGATCGAGAACCAGGCGAAGAACATCTTGTCGATGGGATTGAGATCGCCAGGAACCTGCAGACGGAACTGGTTGGCGCCGTTCAGCAGAAAGTCGCCGCTGATACGCACGGGAACTCCGTCTTCGAAGTAGCGGTGGGTCACCTGTGCGTTCCACACCAGCCCGCCCACGGTGCGCTCCACCCCGCCGCGAAGATTCAGGTACAGCGCATGGTGCCCGATGTTGCTGCCCGTCGGGTCGTTGGCCGATACGTACGGGGCGAGCGCCACGGATCGAAACACCTGCGGGCGCGACGCAACCAGGTCGCGGACGTCGATCGACACCAGGCCGTAGCGCGAGTTTCCCGGGCGCGGCACGTCGAGCCACAGCCAGCCATCGCCGCGGTAGTCGAAATCGCTGATCAGGTCGCGCTCCCGGTACTCGCGGTGGAAGTAGGTGGTGCGGTCCGGCGCCGCCACCGGCACCGCGGCCACGCCGGCCATGCGCAACGGGGTTCCCCCCAACGCGCCTCCCCAGGAGAGGAAGTACGTGTTGCTCTTTGCGTGGCTGTGACGGTAGTGGAGCGTGTCCGCCGCCGGACCGTAATAGTCCGCCCAGTCCTCGGCGCCGACGGCATAGAACACAATCCGGTCGCTGGCGTCGAAGGTCCCGTCGGAGCCGGCTTCCACGCGCAGGGGAACTTCGCGCATCGCCTGCCCAGGCTGCCACGACCCGTTGGCGTCGGTCAGGTCGCGCGCCTGCATGCGCACGCCGCCGGTGTATGCACGCAACGTCGCGGGATCGATGCCGGCGAGGCTCACGCCGGCCGCCGAAAGATCCGCGCCGGTGACTGCATACATGCCGCGGGAGGCGAGCGTGAGCCGGGCCCAGTTGGGCGAGCGCGAGAACCACGGATCCGGCGACCCGCTGCGCGGTGTCACCGGAAACACGTCGGTATTCACGACCAGCGCCTTGAGCAACGGATCCACGGTGCTTGCGTCGCGCACCTCGGCCGCGGGCGTGTAGTCCACGGTCACGGTGGACAGCGGCAGGCCGGCCGGGACCGAGACCCGCACCCACAGGGCGCGCGTGCCACGGTATATGAACGGCTGGGATACGATGATGGTGTCGGCGAGGGCGTCTGCGCGAATCGCGGCACCCGCACCCGGCTCGAAATCAACCGACCACGTGCCGCCGGGGGATATGGCGACGAAGAAGGTCTGGATGACGGGCTGGTTGTCCGGGCTTTCGCTCGTCAACTCGATCACGACGCGGCCATTGCTGTCCGAGACGGTGCGGACCTGCCCGCCCGCATAGACGGAGCCGGCCGCCGTGAGCGCGCACAACGCGAGAATGAAAATCGTAATCTTGACTGAACGCATGTGGCAACAAACGCGCGTCTTCACGGCCGCCGCTGTCGGTCGGCCGTTCGCACGCAACGGGTGGCTGCGATCTCCTCTACGCGTCCAGGGGTTCCGCCCGTTCGATGAGCATGATCGGAATCCCGTGCTCGTTGACCGGGTACTTGATCCGGCAGCGCATGCACACAAGATGGCGTCCCTTCTCGTCCAGCACGACCTTCTCCTTGCACTTCGGACATGCCAGTATCTCCAGGAGCTCGGGTCGGAGCATGAGGGACACCTCGCAACGGACGGCTAGGGGCGGGATAACTCGAACTTGTCAAATATTTTACAGCGCGGCGCGGGCACGGTCAAGTCGTTTCTTGCTCGTAGAAACCCATGTTCAGGTACTTCTTCAGCCGCCGCTCGCGCAGGGTCGCGGGGCTAAGATGCGAGAGGTAATTGACTTCCTCGTACACCACCTGTCCCAGGGACTCCGCCACCGCCCCCGGATCCCGGTGCGCGCCACCGGCCGGTTCGGGGACGATACGGTCGATGATCCCAAATGAAAGCAGGTGCTTGGCCGTCAGTTTGAGCGCGTCCGCGGCCTCCTTCACCTTGCCCTGGTCCTTCCACAGGATGGCCGCGCACCCCTCCGGGGATATCACCGAATAGATCGCGTGCTGGAGCATCAGGATCCGGTCCGACACCCCCAGCGCCAGCGCGCCACCGCTGCCGCCCTCGCCGATCACCACCGACACGATGGGAACCTTGAGCGAAGCCATCAGCTTGAGGTTCTCGGCGATGGCCAGCGCCTGCCCGCGTTCCTCGGCGCCCAGACCCGGGTACGCGCCCGGCGTGTCAATGAGGGTGACGATGGGCAGGTTGAACTTCTCCGCGAGACGCATGAGCCGGTTGGCCTTGCGGTAGCCCTCCGGATTGGGCATCCCGAAATTGCGCCGGATGTTCTCGCGCGTGTCGCGGCCCTTCTGGTGGCCGATGAGCATGATGCGCAGGTCGTTGAGCATCATGAACCCGCCCACGATGGCCTCGTCGTCGGCGAAGTAGCGGTCGCCGTGCAGTTCGGTGAACTCGCCCCCGAACGCGGTCACGTAGTCCAGGGTGTAGGGACGCTGCGGGTGCCGCGCCAGCTGCACCTGCTGCCACGCGGTGAGCCCCGAGAACACCTCGCCGCGCAGCCGGTCGGCCTTTTCGGTCAGCCGCCCCACCTCGTCGTCGACGGAGACATTCTGGACGATCGCGAGCTGCTTGAGCTCGGCGATCTTGTCCTCCAGTTCGACGATCGGCTGTTCGAAGTCCAGCACGTAACGCCGGGGAGCACGCTGTGCCATACACCCTCCGTCGGGCCCCGCGGGGGGGCTCAGAACCAGTTCAGGTACGTGACCTCGAGTTCCCGGCCGATCTCCGCGTCCGGGCCGAGGTTCCGGGTGAGGTCGCTGAATACTAGCATCAATTGCAGGTGGGCACCAAGCGCCACCCGGACGCCCACATCCACGTACACCCCGCCCTCCCCGAAGCGCCCATCCGGGGTGTCGTCGTTCCAGGCCATGTCCAGATCGCCCAGCAACGAGACCGCGTTGGCGATGGTCCAGTCCGCGGCGCCGAACATGTCGGGGGCGTCGTCGCCATCCGCCGTTTCCAGACTGTAGTTGGCCCCCAGGTGGAGCGACAGATCGCCGGCGAACGAGTGCCAGTTCTTGCTCGCCACCGCGTAGACCCCGGGAGACTTGCGCTCATAGCGCTGGTAGGCGCCGTCGTACGCGTACCAGCCCTGCGAGTCGAACCCGACCGCAACCGCCGGCCAGCGCGCCTCCTCGAGCACACGCGCGCGCACTTCGAAGCCGAGGTGATCGTTGGCGGTGGGCGAACCCGTCTCCACCAGCTTCTGCACGCCGTAGAAGACGCCCACCTGCACGCGGTCCTTGAACCCCAGCCGCACGCCTCCCTGCAGGCTGCTCTCCGGCGTCAGGCGTACCTGCACGCGATACTCGCGGTGCGGGATGATGCCGGCGATGGGATGGCCGACGTTGTCGACCGGTTGCTCGAGCCCGGCCCGCGCCACCGGCGCGGTAAGCACGCACAGCAGCGCGAACGCAGCGGCTCGCTTCACGCACCGATCCCCGCGGGTACCAGCCTCACGTTGCACGCACCCACCGAGGCGGACAACCCGGATACCAGCGCCGGGTCGACGAGCACGCCCTGGCTGCGCGCGCGGATCACGTAGGAGCGGCGGCCGTTCTCCTGGATGTGAAAGAAGACCCGCGAGTCGCCCGGCCGCCCGGTGAGAACGCCCTTGAGTTCGTCCACCTTCTCCTCGCCCATGTGGTCGAGGTCGATGGTGACGTGAACTTCCTTCCACGACGGGGTCTGGTCCTCGCCCACCGAGAGCACGCTGTTGACCAGCACCTTGCCGTCGCCGCCGTTGCGCCGCGAGACACGGCCCTCCACCACCACCACGCTGTTCTCACCGATGTGACGCCGCGACTTCTCCAGAACATCCGCGAACATCACCACCTCCGCCTGACCCTCCGGGTCCTCGATGGTGACGAACGCCATCTGGCGCTGGTTGCGATCGGTGGTGAGTTTGACCGCCGTCACCATGCCGCCGATCAACGCGCGCTCGCCGCCGGGCATGTCGCGCAACTCGCGCGAGGTGGTGGTGCGGATCATGGTGATCAGATCGCGGTAGCGATCGAGCGGGTGACCGGAGAGAAAGAATCCCAGCGATTCCTTCTCCTTCTGCAACTGTTCCTGCGCGGTCCACGGCGCCACCTCCGGCAGCGGGGCCTCGTCCGGCTCCTCGCTCTCGCCGAACAGGCTGGACTGGCCGAGAGCCTGGTCGCGGAAGCGGCGCGCGGCCCGCTCCGTCACCGTCTCCAGCGCGGCCAGCTTCTGCGCGCGGTGGCCGGGCAGCGCGTCCAGCGCCCCGGCTGCGATCAGGCTCTCGTACACGCGCCGCGTCACCAGGCGGCTGTTGATACGCCCGCACAGGTTTTCCAGGGAGCGGAACGCCCCCGCCTCGCTGCGCTCGGCCACGATCGTCTCCACCGCGGCCATGCCCACGTTCTTGACCGCACCCAGTCCATAGTAGATACGCCCCTCGCGCGCGCGGAACTCGGGGTGGCATGTGTTGATGTTGGGCGGCACCACCTCCACGCCGCACTCGCGGCACTCCTCCATCAGCACGGTGATGCGGTCGGTGTCGTCGATTTCGCTGGAGAGCGTCGCCGCCATGAACTCGGCCGGGTAGTGCGCCTTGATGAAACCGGTGCGGATGGAGAGCACGGCATAGGCCGCACTGTGCGACTTGTTGAACCCGTACTCGGCGAACTTCTCCATCTGCGAGAAGATCTTTTCCGCGGTCGACCTGGCGATGCCACGCGCACGCGCGCCCTCGATGAACTGCTTGCGCTGCTCGGCCATCACGTCCTTCTGCTTCTTGCCCATGGCCTTGCGCAGCAGGTCGGCCTCGCCCAGCGAGAACCCGGCCAGGTCGCTGGCGATGCGCATCACCTGCTCCTGGTACAGAATGACCCCGTAGGTGTCGCGCAGGATGGGCTCGAGCAGCTCGTGCTCGTAGGCGATCTCCTTGCGTGCATGCTTGCAGTCCACGAAGTGCGTCACCATGCCGCTGCCCAGCGGGCCCGGGCGGTAGAGCGCGTTCACCGCCACCACGTCGTGGAACCCGGTGGGTCTGAGGTTGGTCAAGAGCTCGCGCATGCCGGAGCTCTCCAGCTGAAAGACGCCCACCGTGCGCCCGGAGCGCAGCAGTTCGTAGGTCTTCTCGTCCTCGAGCGGGATGTCCTCGGGGCGGATGCGCCGCCCGTGGTTCTCCTCCACCATGCGCAGCGCCTTGTCGATCACGGTGAGCGTGCGCAGGCCCAGCACGTCGATCTTGAGCAGACCGATGGCGTCGATGCTCTTCATGTCGTACTGGGTGGTGATTTCGTCGCGATTCGACTTGTAGAGCGGCACGTGGTTGACCAGCGGCGTCGGCGTGATGATCATGCCCGCCGCATGCGTCGACGCGTGGCGCGAAATGCCCTCCAGGGTGAGCGAGAGTTTCATCAGCCGTGCGTAGTCGGCGCTGTTGTCCACCAGGGTCTTGAGTTCGGAGATGTTCTCCAGCGACTCGCGCAACGATGTCCCGGTGACGCCGGGGATGAGCTTGGCGATGCGGTCGACCTCGTCGTAGGGCACCTTGAGCACCCGCCCAACGTCGCGCACCACCGCGCGCGCGGCCATGGTGCCGAAGGTGATGATCTGACAGACGTTGTCCTGGCCATAGCGGTCGATCACATAACGAATCACTTCGTCGCGGCGCTCGAAGCAGAAGTCGATGTCGATGTCGGGCATGCTGACGCGCTCGGGGTTGAGCATGCGCTCGAAGAGCAGGCCGTGCGCCAGCGGGTCGACGTCGGTGATCCCCAGCGCATACGTCACCAGGCTGCCCGCCGCACTGCCGCGACCCGGCCCCACCGGAATATCCCTTTCGCGCGCGTGATGGACGATATCGCGCACGATCAGGAAGTACCCGTCGAAACCCATCTTGGCGATCACCGACAACTCGAAGTCGAGGCGTTTGCGCGTCGCTTCGGATACGTCGCCGTAACGCTGCGCCGCCCCCTCGAAGGCGAGGTGGCGCAGGTAGTCGCCGTTGCTCGCGAACCCCTCCGGCAGCGGGAAGCGCGGCAGGTGCAGCTCCCCCTCCTTGAGTTCCACATCGCACCGCTCAGCGATTGCCACCGTATTCTCCAGCGCCTGTGGATCGTCCGGGAACAACGCCGCCATCTCCGCCGGCGTCTTGAAGAACAGTTCGGTGGTGCTGAAGCGGAAGCGCTTGGGGTCGTCCATGTCGCTGCCGGTCTGCAGGCACAGGAGCGCCTCCTGCGCCTCCGCGTCCTCGCGGTCCAGGTAGTGGACGTCGTTGGACACGATCAGCGGGATGCCGGTATCGGCGCTCAGGCGCCGGTAGATCTCGTTGAGCTGCTTTTGCGGCTCCAGCCCGTGGTCCTGCATTTCGATGTAGTAGTTGCCCGCGCCGAAGACGTCGCGGTACCGGCAGGCAAACGCCTTGGCAGCTTCGTAGCCGTCGTTGAGCGCGAGTTGCGCCACCGTGCCGCGCAGGCAGGCGGTGGTACCGATGAGTCCGTCCGCGTGGCTCTGCAGGGTTTCGAAATCGATGCGCGGCTTGTAGTAGAAGCCCTCGAGGTAAGCGATGGAGGAGAGCTTGATCAGGTTGTGGTAGCCGTCGAGATTGCGCGCCAGCAGGATGAGATGGTCGGTCTGCGAGGGCTCGCCCTTCTTGCGGCCCCGGTCGTGGCGGCTGCCGCGCGTTATGTACGCCTCCATGCCCAGGATGGGCTTGATGCCGGCGCGTTTGGCCGCCTTGTAGAAATGGATCATGCCGAAGAGGTTGCCGTGGTCGGTGAGCGCAACCGCGGGCATGTCCAGGTCCTTCGCGCGGCGCACCAGGTTCTTCACCTTGATGGAGCCGTCGAGCAGGCTGTACTCCGAGTGCGCGTGCAGATGTACGAATGGAGCAGACATGAAAGGAAGCGCTGCTTCAGCGCGAATCGAAAACGACCGTCGCGTCGGCGACGGACTGGTTGCCGGCCTTGTCAAACACGACCACGTGGACGGGTTGTGGTCCGATTATAGGTTCGCCCCGCAGGGTCACAACGATTTTTTTCTTTGCGAAATCCCAGCGTGCGTAACGTTCGCGCCCGCCCACGGTAACGGTGATCCGCGTATCGTCGATTCCCGAGCCCCGGTCCTCCACCGGCACCAGAATCTCCGCAACCGGCAACCCGGTGGCGTAGGACGCCGGCCACGCGAGCTGCGGCGCGCCCAGCCACGGCGGCGTGCCGTCGCGCAGCACCGCAAAGACACCGGGCCGCGTGGAGCGCGCGGTGATACCCGCCGCGTCGCGCGCCCCGCCCAGGAAGGACCAGGTCCGCTTGCGGTCGTCAAACCGGTACACCGCGTCGCGCTCGCCGCACCCGGGGGCCTCGATGCGCAAGTCGAACCCGCGGCGCGTCACCCAGCCGGCCGGTCCCACCCGCACCGGGTCGCCGACGGAGACCAGGCCGTTGGCCGTCTTGGCGTGCTCCGTCTGCGCCCGCGTCACGAACACCACCCCGTCGCCGAAGAGTGTTCCCGGCGCAACCGAGACCGTCACCCCCAGCGCCGGGACCTCCACGTCACCGGCGCCCCCGCGCACGAAACCAGTCACGTACACGGTGGCGGTGTCGCCGCCCGCCCCGCCCGGCAGGGCGCGCACGCGGCCTGCCAGTTCGACCGCCCGTACCACCACCGTGTCCATGACCGCGGCGAAGCCGTCGGCAAAAAAGGCCCCCGCCAGGTCCGGCGCCAGCACGGGATCGCGCGGCCCGGCGCGCGGCGGGCGTCCGCCCGTACCCGCCGGCGTATCGACATAGCGGAACGTGACCTCCGCGTGGTTTCCCGCCGTGTCCAGCGCCACCACGCGCGCGCTGTGAACCTTCCCGGCCGGCCCGGCCGGCAGGCTGCCTCCGCCCGGGAACTCCCTCCCGTCGAGGGTCTCCCCGTCGCGCTGGTACAGTTCGAAGAACGTCACCCCGCGCGCGCGGTTGGCACCGGCGTGGTAGAGCAGGTCGACCTCACCCGCATCCGCGAACGCAAACCGGTCCAGGACGATGCGCGCCACGAGCGAGTCGTCCGCCCACACCTGCATCTCGTACGGGGCGAGCCGCCCGGAGGCGGCGTTGAGCCGGTCGATGACGCTCGCCGCAACCCCCACCCGGCCCGAGATGCGCAGCGTATCCGCGATGGCGTAGCGCCCCCCACCCGCACGGCGCGGCACCAGCTCCAGGGGCTGCAGGACACCCTCCACCCGCGCCGCCGGGTCCAGCGGCACCAGCGCGAGCCTGGAAAAGACGGGACGCTCGCGGTCGGTCACCGCGAATCCGCGCCGGAACGGGTTGATGGCCAGGTCGCCGGAGCGGGTTTCGAAGTGCAGGTGCGGCCCGGCGGTGCCGGTGGCGCCGGACCACGCGATCACGTCCCCGCTCGCCACCCGCAGCGCCCCCGGCGCCAGGTGAAAATCCACGTTGTATCGCCCCGCGCGGCGCTGGGCGGCCGCGAGCGAGTCCTCCAGCGCGGGCATGAACTCGGCGAGGTGCGCGTACACCACCTCGTCGCCATCGTCGAGCATCACGTGCAGCGCCTTGCCGTACCCGAGCGAACCGGCGCGCACCCGCGACACCCACCCGTCGCCGACAGCACGGCACGCCACGCCCTCGCGGCCGTAGGTGCGCACGTCGATCCCCGCGTGGAAACGGCCGTCGCGGTACTCGCAGAAGTTCGATGAGACCGCCTGGCCCAGCGGCACCGGCCACGGGCGCCGCCCGGCGTCGTCGCCGGCGAAAGCGGCGGTCGCGGCGCAAACGAGCGCAACAAAGAGGAAACGCGGGGTCGTGTTCATTGTAAAAGGGCCGACGGTCGCGCCACGCTACCACCCGCGACCGATGGTGTCAAAAGTCCGTTGCGGGGCTGCGGGGCACGCTTGTCAGCGGCCGTATCCTGTGCTATCTTCACCGCTTGGCGTTTTTTCATCCTCGTAGACCGATCCGGGAGTTGTGATGTCGATATGATGAAGCAGATGCGTGAGAACACCAAGATCATCCTTTGGGTGGTGGTCGTGGCGTTCGTCATCACGATCTTCGCCGTCTGGGGGCTCGACCTCCAGTCCGGAGGAATGACCCAGAAGCAGACCCTGGTGGGCCGCGTGAACGGCGTGCCCGTCACGCCGCAGGCGTACCAGTCCGTTTATACCCAGATGGCGCAACAGTTCCGCGCCTCGAGCCCCAATGGAGAGCTCAGCAGCATGCAGCAGGAGATGCTGCGTGACCAGGCGTGGGAGAACATCGTCAGCAACATCCTCACCTCCGAGCAGATCAAACAACTCGGCATCACGGTGAGCGACGAAGAGGTGCTCAACGCCATCCGCACCTCGCCGCCACCGGAGGTGCAGCAGTACTTCAGTGACGAGAACGGCAACTTCGACTACGCCGCGTATCAGTCGGCGCTCAACAACCCCGAGGCCGACTGGACCGCGGTGGAGGATCTGGTGCGCCAGCGCATCCCCGTGCTCAAGCTCAACCAGTACCTGATGTCACAGGTGCACGTCTCGGCCGCCGAGGTACGGCGCGCGTTCGACGAGGAGACGGTGAAGCTGGTGGCGCGCTACGTCAGTTTCCCCATCGATGGCGAGGACATCGGCGACTGGACGCCCTCCGACGAGGACGTGGCGGCGTACTACCAGAAGCACCTGGACCGCTACCAGCAGCCGGAGAAGGCCTCGCTGCAGGTGGTGCGGTTGCCGCGGGTTCCCTCCGACCGCGACCGCTCCGATCTGGTCTACACCGCGGGAATCGTCCGCAAGCAGGCCGTTGGTGGCGAGGACTTCGCCACGCTGGCCCGGACCTATTCCGAGGCCCACACCGCCAGCGTGGGTGGCGAGACCGGTTTCCTCGGCGCCGGCCAGCGCGACGCCGTGGTGATGGACGCCGCGGCCCAGCTCAAACCCGGAGAGATCAGCGAGCCGATCCCCACCACCGACGGTATCTACGTCATCCAGCTCATCGCTTCGCGCAAGGAGAAGGGCGAGCAGCAGGTCAACCTGCGCGAGATATACATGGAGCTCACGCCGGGCCCCGAGACCGCGGACTCGCTGGCCGCGGTGGCGCGCGACATCCACGACCAGGCGGTCGCGGCGAAGGACCTCGCGACGGCGGCCAACGCGCACGGACTCGAGGTCGTGGGCACCGATCCGTTCGCGGCCGGCATGCCCATCTCCGGGCTGGGCTTCGTGCCCGCCGTCTCGCGCTTTGCCTTCGCCGCAACACCCGGCACCATCAGCGACGTGATCCAGGACGACAGCAATTTCTACGTGTGCCGCGTCGAGAACCGCACCCCCGCCGCGCCGCGCCCGGTGGAGGAAGTGGCGGACGTCATCAAGCAGATGCTGTTGCGCGAGCGCAAGGTCGATTCGGCCACCCGCAAGGCGGTGGCCTTCCGCCGCACCGCCACCGTGCCCAACACACCCTTCGAGAAGGCCGCGGCCCAGTACCAGCTGACGGTGGCAAGCACGGACTCCTTCACCGTGGCCGCTCCGGTCGCCGGCATGGGCGCCCACAGCGCCTTCGCGCAGGCGGCACTCTCCACGGTGCCCGGGACGGTGTCAGCCCCGGTCGAGAGCGGCAACGCGGTCTACGTGATTCGTGTGGACGGCCGCCAGGATCCGGACGAAGCGACGTTCCAGGCGCGCGCGCCACAGATTCGCGACCGTATCTATCAGGAGAAGGTGCAGCAGTACGTCAACTACTGGTACGCCGAGTTGCGCAAGAACAGCACCATCGAGGATTTCCGGGAGGCATCCTGAAGCGGAGCGGCGGATAAAAAAAAGCCCGGCCATCCGGCCGGGCTTTTTTCTGCCTAGTCGTCCTTCTTGTCGTGGGGCGGGGATTCGTCCTGATTGCCTTCGATGCTGCTGCGCGCCTCGTTGGTCGCCTGCTTGAACTTGCGAATTGATTTGCCCAGCGCCTCCGCGAAATCGGGAAGGCGGCGCGGACCGAATATCAGGAGCACGATGACGAGGATGATGACCAGCTCGTTCCAGCCGATCGGCCCCAGGAAACCGAATATCATGACCCCTCCGCGCGCTACCAGTAGTAGCGCAGGAACACGAACACAACGAATATTCCCAGCACACTCATCAGGTTCACGCGCAGCGAGAAGCCAAACGTGAAGCTGAACACCACGAGGTCGACGTGGACCGGTCCCACGTGCAGGTCGGTTGCGTTGACGAATACGTCACGAATGACCTTCCCCTCCGGAAGCACCAGGCCAACCGCCTCGCCCACCACGGTGCCCACGACGATTCCGAGAAAGAGTATGAGCGCTATGAACGCTAACGGACGTCTGCGGGGCGCCACCAATGCCTCCCGGTACGGGTTAGGATCAGCATAGGCGAGGCACCCTGCGGCGCCAAGCCCCTTTTCACTCCACTCCGCCGAGCTGCAGGCGCCGGTAGTCGGCGCCCAGGATGAGTTCGACGTCCGCCACGGCGTTGCGGCGGATCTGCGTGGTCACGTTCCGGCAACCGATTCGTTTGGCCAGCAGTTCCGCCTCCGAACCCCGCCGGCGCACGATCAGAACCGTTTCCGCATAGTCGAACCGCTCCGCGTTCCCCACCTCGACCACCGACACCTCCATGCGCCGCAGCGCCGCCTCGGCGTCGCCGGCGATCCCGGGCACACCGCTGCCGTTCTTGATCGAGACGGTGAGCGGCCGTGACCCGCCGTCGCCCGACTGGCGCACGAAGAGGCTGAAGGTGACCGACGCGGCGCACAGCACCAGCGCCACCGTGGCCATGCCCACCGCGATGCGCTGGCCCAGGCCGCCCTGGGCCGGTTTGCGCGCCCGCCGTTTCGCTTTTCTGGCCGCCATTGCCATGCCTCCCTACAGCGCCGCCAGCGCCGCGTGCAGCTTGTGGTAGGTGTCGTT
The Candidatus Krumholzibacteriia bacterium genome window above contains:
- a CDS encoding M23 family metallopeptidase, translating into MNTTPRFLFVALVCAATAAFAGDDAGRRPWPVPLGQAVSSNFCEYRDGRFHAGIDVRTYGREGVACRAVGDGWVSRVRAGSLGYGKALHVMLDDGDEVVYAHLAEFMPALEDSLAAAQRRAGRYNVDFHLAPGALRVASGDVIAWSGATGTAGPHLHFETRSGDLAINPFRRGFAVTDRERPVFSRLALVPLDPAARVEGVLQPLELVPRRAGGGRYAIADTLRISGRVGVAASVIDRLNAASGRLAPYEMQVWADDSLVARIVLDRFAFADAGEVDLLYHAGANRARGVTFFELYQRDGETLDGREFPGGGSLPAGPAGKVHSARVVALDTAGNHAEVTFRYVDTPAGTGGRPPRAGPRDPVLAPDLAGAFFADGFAAVMDTVVVRAVELAGRVRALPGGAGGDTATVYVTGFVRGGAGDVEVPALGVTVSVAPGTLFGDGVVFVTRAQTEHAKTANGLVSVGDPVRVGPAGWVTRRGFDLRIEAPGCGERDAVYRFDDRKRTWSFLGGARDAAGITARSTRPGVFAVLRDGTPPWLGAPQLAWPASYATGLPVAEILVPVEDRGSGIDDTRITVTVGGRERYARWDFAKKKIVVTLRGEPIIGPQPVHVVVFDKAGNQSVADATVVFDSR
- a CDS encoding LytR C-terminal domain-containing protein, which codes for MAARKAKRRARKPAQGGLGQRIAVGMATVALVLCAASVTFSLFVRQSGDGGSRPLTVSIKNGSGVPGIAGDAEAALRRMEVSVVEVGNAERFDYAETVLIVRRRGSEAELLAKRIGCRNVTTQIRRNAVADVELILGADYRRLQLGGVE
- a CDS encoding SurA N-terminal domain-containing protein, whose amino-acid sequence is MMKQMRENTKIILWVVVVAFVITIFAVWGLDLQSGGMTQKQTLVGRVNGVPVTPQAYQSVYTQMAQQFRASSPNGELSSMQQEMLRDQAWENIVSNILTSEQIKQLGITVSDEEVLNAIRTSPPPEVQQYFSDENGNFDYAAYQSALNNPEADWTAVEDLVRQRIPVLKLNQYLMSQVHVSAAEVRRAFDEETVKLVARYVSFPIDGEDIGDWTPSDEDVAAYYQKHLDRYQQPEKASLQVVRLPRVPSDRDRSDLVYTAGIVRKQAVGGEDFATLARTYSEAHTASVGGETGFLGAGQRDAVVMDAAAQLKPGEISEPIPTTDGIYVIQLIASRKEKGEQQVNLREIYMELTPGPETADSLAAVARDIHDQAVAAKDLATAANAHGLEVVGTDPFAAGMPISGLGFVPAVSRFAFAATPGTISDVIQDDSNFYVCRVENRTPAAPRPVEEVADVIKQMLLRERKVDSATRKAVAFRRTATVPNTPFEKAAAQYQLTVASTDSFTVAAPVAGMGAHSAFAQAALSTVPGTVSAPVESGNAVYVIRVDGRQDPDEATFQARAPQIRDRIYQEKVQQYVNYWYAELRKNSTIEDFREAS
- the tatA gene encoding twin-arginine translocase TatA/TatE family subunit, whose amino-acid sequence is MIFGFLGPIGWNELVIILVIVLLIFGPRRLPDFAEALGKSIRKFKQATNEARSSIEGNQDESPPHDKKDD
- a CDS encoding DUF4321 domain-containing protein, with the protein product MAPRRRPLAFIALILFLGIVVGTVVGEAVGLVLPEGKVIRDVFVNATDLHVGPVHVDLVVFSFTFGFSLRVNLMSVLGIFVVFVFLRYYW